Proteins encoded by one window of Streptacidiphilus sp. PB12-B1b:
- a CDS encoding ribonuclease J produces the protein MSHPHPDLGTPPPLAPGALRVTPLGGLGEIGRNMTVFEYGGRLLIVDCGVLFPEEQQPGVDLILPDFTSIRDRLDKIDGIVLTHGHEDHIGAVPYLLREKPDIPLIGSKLTLALIEAKLQEHRIRPYTLEVKEGERERIGVFDCEFIAVNHSIPDALAVAIRTPAGMVVATGDFKMDQLPLDKRLTDLPTFARLGEEGIDLLLVDSTNAEVPGFIAPERDIGPVLQQVFDRADKRIIVASFASHVHRIQQVLDTAHEFGRKVAFVGRSMVRNMGIARDLGYLKVPGGLVVDVKALDDLPDEDVVLICTGSQGEPMAALSRMANRDHQIRIVEGDTVILASSLIPGNENAVYRVINGLTRWGADVVHKGNAKVHVSGHASAGELLYFFNICKPRNLMPVHGEWRHLRAVSDLGQKTGVPKERVVIAEDGVVVDLIDGVARIVGKVQAGYVYVDGLSVGDITETSLKDRRILGDEGIISVFLVVDSATGKVVSGPNIQARGSGIDDDAFGPAIQKVQEALNRSAQDGVIEPRQVQQLVRRVLGKWVSDTYRRRPMILPVVVEV, from the coding sequence TTGAGCCATCCGCACCCCGACCTGGGTACCCCGCCGCCGCTCGCCCCGGGAGCGCTCCGCGTCACCCCGCTGGGCGGGCTCGGTGAGATCGGCCGCAACATGACGGTGTTCGAGTACGGCGGCCGCCTGCTCATCGTCGACTGCGGCGTTCTCTTCCCCGAGGAGCAGCAGCCCGGTGTCGACCTGATCCTGCCCGACTTCACCTCCATCCGGGACCGGCTGGACAAGATCGACGGCATCGTCCTCACCCACGGGCACGAGGACCACATCGGCGCCGTCCCGTACCTCCTCCGGGAGAAGCCCGACATCCCCCTGATCGGCTCCAAGCTGACCCTCGCGCTCATCGAGGCCAAGCTGCAGGAGCACCGCATCCGGCCGTACACGCTGGAGGTGAAGGAGGGGGAGCGCGAGCGCATCGGCGTCTTCGACTGCGAGTTCATCGCCGTCAACCACTCCATCCCGGATGCCCTCGCCGTGGCCATCCGGACCCCGGCCGGCATGGTCGTCGCCACCGGTGACTTCAAGATGGACCAGCTGCCGCTCGACAAGCGGCTCACCGACCTGCCGACCTTCGCCCGGCTGGGCGAGGAGGGCATCGACCTGCTGCTGGTGGACTCCACCAACGCCGAGGTCCCCGGGTTCATCGCGCCCGAGCGGGACATCGGCCCCGTGCTGCAGCAGGTCTTCGACCGGGCCGACAAGCGGATCATCGTGGCGAGCTTCGCCAGCCACGTCCACCGCATCCAGCAAGTCCTGGACACCGCCCACGAGTTCGGCCGCAAGGTGGCCTTCGTCGGCCGCTCCATGGTCCGCAACATGGGCATCGCCCGGGACCTCGGCTACCTCAAGGTGCCGGGCGGCCTGGTCGTCGACGTCAAGGCGCTGGACGACCTCCCGGACGAGGACGTGGTGCTGATCTGCACCGGTTCGCAGGGCGAGCCGATGGCCGCGCTGTCGCGCATGGCCAACCGCGACCACCAGATCCGCATCGTGGAGGGCGACACCGTCATCCTCGCCTCGTCGCTGATCCCCGGCAACGAGAACGCGGTCTACCGGGTCATCAACGGCCTCACCCGCTGGGGTGCGGACGTCGTGCACAAGGGCAACGCCAAGGTGCACGTCTCCGGCCACGCCTCCGCAGGCGAGCTGCTGTACTTCTTCAACATCTGCAAGCCGCGCAACCTCATGCCGGTTCACGGCGAGTGGCGCCACCTGCGGGCCGTCTCCGACCTCGGCCAGAAGACCGGCGTCCCCAAGGAGCGGGTGGTCATCGCCGAGGACGGCGTGGTGGTCGACCTGATCGACGGCGTCGCCCGCATCGTCGGCAAGGTCCAGGCCGGCTACGTGTACGTGGACGGCCTCTCGGTCGGCGACATCACCGAGACCTCGCTCAAGGACCGCCGCATCCTCGGCGACGAGGGCATCATCTCGGTCTTCCTGGTGGTGGACTCGGCGACCGGCAAGGTCGTCAGCGGCCCGAACATCCAGGCCCGCGGCTCCGGCATCGACGACGACGCCTTCGGCCCCGCGATCCAGAAAGTGCAGGAGGCGCTGAACCGCAGCGCCCAGGACGGCGTTATCGAGCCCCGCCAGGTCCAGCAGCTGGTCCGCCGGGTCCTCGGCAAGTGGGTGTCCGACACCTACCGCCGCCGCCCGATGATCCTCCCGGTCGTGGTCGAGGTCTGA
- the dapA gene encoding 4-hydroxy-tetrahydrodipicolinate synthase codes for MAPTSTPEIPFGRALTAMVTPFTADGSLDLEGAQRLATHLVDAGNDGLVVNGTTGESPTTTDAEKSALARAVLEAVGDRAHVIAGVGTNDTRHTLELARQAESVGAHGLLVVTPYYNKPPQEGLYRHFTSVADATGLPVMLYDIPGRSGVAIDTETIVRLGEHPRIVANKDAKGDLGAASWARSRSGLAWYSGDDMLNLPLLSIGAVGFVSVVGHLVTPELRSLLDSFLAGDVAKAAEIHQRLLPVFTGMFRTQGVITTKAALALQGLPAGPLRLPLVEATEAETAQLRRDLAAGGVHL; via the coding sequence ATGGCTCCGACCTCCACCCCCGAGATCCCCTTCGGCAGAGCGCTGACCGCTATGGTGACTCCGTTCACCGCCGACGGCTCACTCGACCTCGAAGGCGCCCAGCGTCTGGCGACGCACCTCGTCGACGCGGGCAACGACGGACTCGTCGTGAACGGCACCACCGGTGAGTCGCCGACCACCACCGATGCCGAGAAGTCCGCGCTGGCCCGGGCGGTGCTGGAGGCCGTGGGCGACCGTGCCCACGTGATCGCCGGGGTCGGCACCAACGACACCCGGCACACCCTGGAGCTGGCCCGCCAAGCCGAGAGCGTCGGAGCCCACGGCCTGCTGGTCGTCACCCCGTACTACAACAAGCCCCCGCAGGAGGGCCTCTACCGGCACTTCACCTCGGTGGCCGACGCCACCGGACTGCCGGTCATGCTCTACGACATCCCCGGACGCAGCGGTGTCGCCATCGACACCGAGACCATCGTCCGGTTGGGCGAACACCCCCGGATCGTCGCCAACAAGGACGCCAAGGGCGACCTCGGCGCGGCCTCCTGGGCCCGCTCGCGCAGCGGCCTGGCCTGGTACTCCGGCGACGACATGTTGAACCTGCCGCTGCTGTCGATCGGCGCGGTCGGCTTCGTCAGCGTCGTCGGACACCTCGTCACCCCCGAGCTGCGCTCCCTGCTGGACTCCTTCCTCGCGGGCGACGTGGCCAAGGCCGCCGAGATCCACCAGCGGCTGCTGCCGGTCTTCACCGGCATGTTCCGCACCCAAGGCGTGATCACCACCAAGGCTGCCCTGGCGCTCCAGGGCCTCCCTGCCGGGCCGCTGCGGCTCCCGCTGGTCGAGGCCACCGAAGCGGAGACTGCCCAGCTCAGGAGGGATCTCGCCGCCGGAGGGGTACACCTCTGA
- the thyX gene encoding FAD-dependent thymidylate synthase, producing the protein MKGNSQVTDETPAVPEPVFRDDVTVELVRSSAQDADVLFAARVSTAGEQSIDELDKDPARSKGLINYLMRDRHGTPFEHNSMTFLVSAPIFVFREFQRHRVGFSYNEESGRYRELQPVFYVPAPERKLIQKGRPGKYEFFEGTPDQHDGVVKAMEESYRQSYEAYKTMLSEGIAREVARAVLPVGLFSSMYATCNARSLMHFLSLRTKDDRAKVPSFPQREIEMVAEKMEQEWAALMPLTHAAFNEHGRVAP; encoded by the coding sequence ATGAAAGGAAACTCCCAGGTGACCGACGAAACCCCCGCCGTACCTGAGCCCGTCTTCCGTGACGACGTCACGGTCGAGCTCGTGCGCAGCAGCGCCCAGGACGCCGACGTGCTCTTCGCTGCCCGGGTGTCCACCGCCGGCGAGCAGTCCATCGACGAACTCGACAAGGACCCGGCCCGCTCCAAGGGCCTGATCAACTACCTCATGCGGGACCGCCACGGCACCCCGTTCGAGCACAACTCGATGACTTTCCTGGTCAGCGCCCCGATCTTCGTCTTCCGCGAGTTCCAACGACACCGGGTAGGATTTTCCTACAACGAGGAGAGCGGTCGCTACCGCGAGCTGCAGCCGGTGTTCTACGTCCCCGCTCCGGAGCGCAAGCTGATCCAGAAGGGCCGCCCGGGCAAGTACGAGTTCTTCGAGGGCACGCCCGACCAGCACGACGGGGTCGTCAAGGCGATGGAGGAGTCCTACCGCCAGTCGTACGAGGCCTACAAGACGATGCTCTCCGAGGGCATCGCCCGCGAGGTGGCCCGGGCGGTGCTGCCGGTCGGCCTGTTCTCGTCCATGTACGCGACCTGCAACGCCCGCTCGCTGATGCACTTCCTCTCGCTGCGCACCAAGGACGACCGGGCCAAGGTCCCGTCCTTCCCGCAGCGGGAGATCGAGATGGTGGCGGAGAAGATGGAGCAGGAGTGGGCCGCCCTGATGCCGCTCACCCATGCGGCCTTCAACGAGCACGGCCGGGTGGCGCCGTAG
- a CDS encoding GNAT family N-acetyltransferase: MRDATAGDVSDVLRLRAASWRAAYAGIMPPAYLDAMNTDPGELTRALRRFEQNPAGRHCLLAQREGRSIAFVMCGPERPMPEQLRTGERRGEVYALYAHPDAWSTGAGAALLTAARRRLLADGFGQHVLWVLEANARGRAFYERRGMHPTGRCGVLRLGGAALTELEYAATAPVPAPMGPGGAQPGVVAPRRSAALGSAAGATPGRRGA; this comes from the coding sequence GTGCGTGATGCGACCGCGGGGGACGTCTCCGACGTGCTGCGGCTGCGGGCGGCCTCCTGGCGGGCCGCCTATGCGGGGATCATGCCGCCCGCCTACCTGGACGCCATGAACACCGATCCGGGCGAGCTGACGCGCGCCCTGCGCCGGTTCGAGCAGAACCCCGCGGGGCGGCACTGCCTGCTGGCGCAGCGGGAGGGCCGCAGCATCGCCTTCGTGATGTGCGGGCCGGAGCGGCCGATGCCCGAGCAGCTGCGCACGGGCGAGCGGCGCGGCGAGGTGTACGCGCTGTACGCCCACCCGGACGCCTGGTCCACCGGTGCGGGCGCGGCCCTGCTGACGGCGGCCCGGCGCCGGCTGCTGGCGGACGGCTTCGGGCAGCACGTGCTGTGGGTGCTGGAGGCCAACGCCCGGGGGCGGGCGTTCTACGAGCGCCGGGGAATGCACCCGACCGGGCGATGCGGCGTGCTGCGGTTGGGCGGCGCGGCGTTGACGGAGCTGGAGTACGCCGCCACCGCGCCGGTCCCGGCGCCGATGGGACCGGGCGGGGCGCAGCCGGGCGTGGTGGCGCCGCGGCGGTCGGCGGCGCTGGGGTCGGCGGCGGGCGCTACGCCTGGACGTCGTGGAGCTTGA
- a CDS encoding tetratricopeptide repeat protein, with the protein MIARVTYTVVSAALLLGFVVIAVTGGQLIATGNALAIGIGISAEVLVVLGCWFLWKTYRFGRRSGQLARELEAEGALPVDELERTAGGRIDRDSADRVFARRQAETESSPDDWRAWFRLAVAYADARDTPRARKAMQRAIKLHDVQA; encoded by the coding sequence ATGATCGCCCGTGTGACGTACACCGTCGTCTCCGCCGCCCTGCTGCTCGGCTTCGTGGTGATCGCCGTCACCGGCGGCCAGCTCATCGCCACCGGCAACGCCCTGGCCATCGGCATCGGCATCAGCGCCGAGGTGCTGGTGGTCCTGGGCTGCTGGTTCCTGTGGAAGACCTACCGCTTCGGCCGCCGCAGCGGACAGCTCGCCCGGGAGCTGGAGGCCGAGGGCGCGCTGCCCGTGGACGAGCTGGAGCGCACCGCGGGCGGCCGGATCGACCGCGACTCGGCCGACCGGGTCTTCGCCCGCCGCCAGGCCGAGACCGAGTCCTCCCCGGACGACTGGCGCGCCTGGTTCCGGCTCGCCGTCGCCTACGCCGACGCCCGGGACACCCCGCGCGCCCGCAAGGCCATGCAGCGCGCCATCAAGCTCCACGACGTCCAGGCGTAG